A genomic segment from Malaclemys terrapin pileata isolate rMalTer1 chromosome 1, rMalTer1.hap1, whole genome shotgun sequence encodes:
- the LOC128830207 gene encoding olfactory receptor 51G2-like, with protein MSAVNDTKFNSAVFLLTGIPGQEDVHLWISVPFCLVYVISIVGNSVILFIVKTDPSLHEPMYIFLSMLAVTDLGLSITTIPTILGIYLFNSGRISLDACFAQLFFIHALTKIESSILLLMAFDRFIAICNPLRYASILTPPRIAKMGLVAVLRSVAVILPLPILLKRFRYCRENVLSHSYCLHQDVMKAACSDISVNSIYGLFLKVITVGLDSFLIFLSYVMIVKTVLSVASHTECLRALNTCVSHLCAVLLFYISDIGLSLIHRFGNSSTHLLQIILGYVYLLVPPLMNPIVYSVKSKHLRERIIRAFVK; from the coding sequence atgtcagctgtcaatgacacTAAATTCAACtctgcagtgttccttctcactgggatacctgggcaggaagaCGTCCATCTCTGGATCTCTGTCCCCTTCTGCTTAGTGTATGTTATTTCGatagtaggaaattcagtcattctgttcattgtaaaaacagatccaagcctccatgagcccatgtacattttcctttccatgttggccgTCACAGACCTTGGCTTATCAATAACCACCATACCCACGATACTGGGCATATACCTGTTTAACTCTGGGAGAATCAGCCTCGATGCCTGTTTTGCCCAGCTCTTCTTCATCCATGCGCTCACAAAAATTGAATCCTCCATCCtcttgttgatggcctttgaccgcttcatcgccatctgtaacccactgagaTATGCCTCCATCTTAACTCCACCGAGAATAGCCAAAATGGGACTGGTGGCTGTTCTAAGATCGGTGGCTGTAATACTCCCACTCCCCATTCTCCTGAAACGGTTTCGATACTGTCGAGAaaatgtcctctcccattcctactgcctgCACCAGGACGTCATGAAGGCAGCTTGTTCAGACATTTCAGTGAACAGCATCTATGGCTTGTTTCTTAAAGTCATCACCGTTGGATTGGACTCGTTCCTCATCTtcctctcttatgtgatgatcGTCAAAACAGTGCTGAGCGTTGCGTCCCACACAGAGTGCCTgagggccctgaacacctgcgtCTCCCACCTCTGCGCCGTCCTGCTCTTCTACATATCAGACATCGGCCTGTCTTTAATACACAGATTCGGAAATAGCTCTACTCACTTGCTTCAGATAATCCTTGGCTACGTCTACCTGCTGGTTCCGCCCCTGATGAACCCAATCGTGTACagtgtgaaaagcaaacaccttcgtgAGAGGATAATCAGGGCATTTGTCAAGTGA